The Saccharothrix violaceirubra genome segment CGTAGCGCTGCTCGCTCAAGCCGGGGAACAGGGTCGAGCGCACGGCCGCCCGATAATCGGCCGCGTTCTGGTGGAGCGCGCCCAGGTCGCCGAGCGCCGCTTCCAAAGCCTTGCTGGTGAGGGGAGCGTTGTTCGGGTCGGTGAGGTCGAGGCCACCCGGTACGCCGATGCGCTGCCCTGTGGTGAAGTAATCCGGGTGCACCGCGGTGGTGTGCCTGGTCGCGGCGAGCCGCGCGCCGCATGAGAACCACCTGTCCGGCGAGCCGTCAACGCCGGGGAAGCGGAACTCCAGCCACACGTACCCGACCCTCGTGGTGCCGGTCGCCCCTTCTCCCATCAGGTTCCAGTGCATGGTCCGCTCGGAGGTGCCGAACGTGGAGAGCCGGTTGGCGCGCAGGTTGGCGTCGAACAGGAACGGCAGGAGCAGCTCCAACGCCTTCGACTTGCCGGTGCCGTTGGGGCCACGCAGCAACAACCGTCCTTTGTGGAACCTGAAGACCTCGTCGTAGTAGCGCCACACGTTCAGGATCCCGGCGCGTTCGGGCACCCACCTGGCCACCGCCTCCGGCGTGGCACCGCTCTCCGCGCGTGGCAGCCCGGTCACCGTCACGACTCGTCCTCGACGTCGTCGGTGCTCGTCCGGCTCACCGCGTAGCGGGTGGCGACGGGCCGGGCACGCACCACACCGCTGTCGAGCCGGACGAGGCCGAACGCCTTGAGCACGTCCACCGCGTCGGCGACCAGCCGAGTGGCACCGTCCTCGCCGCGGTAGCCCTTGGCCCACTTCGGGAAGCGGCCCAGCAGTGCGTCGGCCTCGGTGCGCAACTGCTCGACGGCGACCGGTCCGGGCGCGGACGTGATCACGTCGAGCAGCAGCAGGGCGGCGATCTTGGCGTTGCCGGAGTCGTCGGGGAACCGATTGTCCGTGGCCACGCCGTCCGGGTCGATCAACATGACGCCTTCGGCCCGTTCCTCCACCAGCAACCCGGCCTGGTCGGCGGCCCGGCGCAGGAGCTGCCCGCCGGTCGGTGACGACAGGTAGGCCAGTTCCGCGGGCGTCAGGTCGTCGCGGTGCACGACCGGGTCGTCGACCAGCTTGCGGAACACCGAGTGCCGCAGCCACAGGTTGCGCTGGACCTCGGAGGCCGGTTCGTCGGTGTCGCCGTACCGCCGCTCGCGGGACAACCGCGTCAGCAGCTCGGTGAAACGCAACGGCACCTCGTCGGCCGGGACCGCTACCTGCGACGCACCGACCGGGCTCACCAGCAGGCGCATGAGCAGCGTCGCGTCCACCCGGTAGAGGACTTTCGCGTCGGCGGAGTCCACGAACGACTCCGTGGCGCCGTCCACGACGTCGACCGCGCCGACCGACTCCAGCAGCCGCAGCGCGTCGACGAAAGCCATCCGCTCGGCGCGGCTGGACGTGTCGAACGGCGGCAGCACCGGGTCCACGGCCGACGCCTGGACGACGCGGTCCGCCAACAACCCGACCGTGGTCACCGGCACCCCCAGCAACTCGGCGGCCACTACGCACAGCAGGGTGTACCGGCGGCGGTCGAACGGCGCCCGCCCCGTGCGGTGCCGTCGTGCCGGGCGAGTCGGGTCGTCGGCGACCCGGACCTTGGCCAACCGCGCGTACCCCAGGCGGGGCTCGACGACCAGCGACCACCCGCAGTAGTAGTCGAACCACTTCTCGACGGGTTCGCGCCGCCTGCGCACGAGGTCGAAGGCCTCCGGTGCGGTCCTCGCCCCGATCAGCGGCGTCGCCAGCAGCAAGCGGATGGCCCGCGCCACCTCCTCGCGCTCCGCGATGACCAGTTGGTTCGCCAGGTTGCTCATCCGGTCGTCGCCGCCCCTTCGGCAGGTCCCCGGGGTCGTCGTGCCGCCCGGCCACCCGGCGTGCGGATCTCGATGTCGTAGTCCGGGCCGGTGAACACACCGCGCGGAGTCCTGAGCACCGCCTGCTCGTGCTGCGCCCCCGGCGGCCTCAACAGGATCTCCACCCGCCCGTCGCCCGTGGTGGCCCGGTGGACGCCGTGCCGGTCCGGCGTCGCGGCCAGGGCCCGTCCGAGCAGGTCGAGCAGCCGTTCGAGCACCTCGTGGTCCAACCTCCCGAACCGCGACAACCTCGTGCCACCGGCGGTGTCCAACCGGTCCCACGCGGCCTTCAGCGCGGCCCGCTCCGCACGAGCCGACTCGGCGCGCGCCGCTTTGACCGCGGCCACGTCGCGCACCCGCCCGGTGCGGGTGAACCGCTCGGTCCGCCCCGCGCTGCGCAGCAACGCCGACACCTGCACCGGTGGCGCGTCGACCCACCGGGCCGACGACACCACGAGTTCCGGGTCGGGGTGCGCGAGGTGCGCGTGCCGGGCCGAGCCGAGCCCGAAGGCGGTCGACCACAGCAGGTGCAGGTCCTCCTCGGTCGGTGCGACCGCGAACCAGCGCGCCAGCTCGCGGAAGTCCGCCGCCGCACTGGTCGACCTGCGCCTGGACTCGGTGATCCGGTCGAGCACCTGCAACAACGCGATGATCGCGCGCCTGGCGACCACGAACAGCTGCTGGACCCGGGGCGTGCCGCCGTCGACCGGCAGGAACCACGCGCGCAGCCCCTCCCACCTGGCCCGGCGCAGTTCCAGCCACGCCACCGCCGGATCACCACCCGACGTGGGCGGGAGTTCGGCGCCCACCAGCGCGCGGTGGCGCAAGAGGACCACTCCCCGGTCCTCGACCAGCCCGACCCGGTTGGCGATCGCGTGCGCCCGCTGCTCCAGGTTCGTGGTGAACTCCTGGAGGTACGCCACGGTCGCCGACTTGACCTCGCGGAACGTCTCCTGGTCGGGCCCCTCCGCCCGCAACAGGCGCTGCAACTCGCCGTTGAACTGCTTCGTGTTGCCCCGCAACGCCTCCAGGTGTCCCTCCAGCTCGACCAGCGTGCTGAAGATCCGGCGATCCGGCACACCGGGATCGCCCAGTTGCGCGACCAGCTCACCGAGCCGGTCCGCGATCGCGTCGAGCACCGCCGTCTGGAGCGCGCCCGTCGAGGCCAGTACGCCCATCGCGTGCACCACGCCGGCCAGGGCGGCTTCGCCGCGTTTGGTCAAGGAGTACTGAAGGTTGCGCCGCTCGTACTCGTCGGCGGTCCGGTAGTCCTCGGCGTGGTTCTGGGTGATGTCGAGCAGCCGCCAGTCGCGCAGGCTCCCCAGTGCCGCGGTCAGGTCCTTGTCGTCCAGCGGGTCGAGCCGGCCCAGCGAGCGGAGCCTGCCCCGCACGTCGTCCAGCCCCAGAGCGGTCTCCAACCGCTCGTTGGCCTCACCGAACGCGTGCAGGATCGCCACGTACAACTCGGCTCGCTCGCCCGTGGTGAACCGGAACATCTCCGGCGGCACGCGCATGGCCTCCAACAGCACCCTCCTCCCACCGGTCGAGCACGCTACGGCAGACCACCGACATCCCGTCCGCGATCGTCGAGTTCGTCCAAGAGCCGCGCGGTGACCCGTTCCTCCGGAACCGCCGATCCGTGCTCGCGCATCGCACCCGCCAGCCCACCGTCCCACGGTGCCTCGGTGACCCGTCCCACCGAGGTGCCGACGCGTGCGCCGCCCAGCGCGGACAGGTAGTCGTCGGCGGCCATGCGCCACGGCACCGCGCCGGTGCGCGCCATCACGTGCGCGGCGATCCGCACGCCCTCGCCGTCGAAGTCCCCGTGGTAGCGCAGCGTCGCCCCGGCCGTGCTCAGACCACGCAGGAGCACGATCACCGCACTGTTGGGCCAGCCCGACGTGCACACCACCGGCGGGCACGAAACGCCGAAGCGGACCACCGCCACCGCGAGCACGCTCGGGTTCTCGAACACCCACACGTCCTCGGGTGTCCCGACGAACGAGGTCGCCCGGACCTGCGCCAGGGTCAGGGCCGCGACGTGCCCCGCGTCGGCGCACACGCGCAGCACCCCGCCCCCGACACCGCCCAACCGCAGGCCGGCGACCAGAACGACCGGGGACAACTCGTCCTCGACCACGCCGGCGCGCTCCCACAGCGCCCGCCGCTCCTGCGCGTCTCCCGGCGGGTCGACGCCGTACAGCACCGCCAGCGCCCGCAGGACCAACCCGGCGCACCGCGTTCCCTCGTCCAGGGCGTGCGGATCGCCGAGGACGGACTCCGCCAGCACCGGCAGCGGCACACCCGTGGCGGGCAACGCGGCGACGACCCGCAGGGCCCGGTCGAGCGCATCCCGGGTGCGCTCGACCGACCCACCGACGAGCCCGGCCCGCCGGACGGCGCCCGCCCACTCCAGCAACGCCGGTTGAGCGACCACCACGGGGTGCCGGGTCACCCACTCCCACAACTCGGTCCGCGCCGCCCCGGCAAGCGCCCGCCGCGTGGCCCGGTCTTCCAGCGGTCCCGACAAGACCGCGACCACGTCGCGCACGCCCGCCCCCACCGACGAGATCAACAACTCGTCGAGCGCGGCCACCGACACCGTCGTGTACTCACCCGGCAGGCGCTCGTCCCCCAGCAGATCGGCCACGGCCGCCCGCTGCTCCTCGTCGAGGGGACCGACCTTCACCCGGCTGACCGGGCGTCCGGACGACAACCGGTCGTGCACGGCCCGCCACAGGGGTCGCAGGGCAGCGGAGTCGAGCCCGTTCAACGAACGCACGACCACACCCTGTCAGAGCCCGGCTCCGCGGACCCCGGCCGGGAGGACGTACCCCAACTTGAGCAGTGCCTTGCGGAACTTCGGCTCCTGGTCCGGCCGGACGGCGAGGTGGCGGTCACCGATCGGGCGGCACAGCCCGCGCAAGGCACGGTCACGGGTGATCAACGTGGCGAGTGCCGGATCGAGGCACTCGATGACACGGACATGCCCGAAATCGGTCAGCCGCGAACCCCGCCGCTCGACATCCGCGACCAGCGTGCGCACCGCGTCGGGCAGCTCATGCCCGGTCCGCGCAACGAGGAATTCGACGAACTCACCGAGGTCGCGACCGTTGTCGAGCGCCGTGAGCAGGCCGGCCGCCGACACCGTCCAGACCCGGTCGGCGGTCTGCTCCGCGTAGGCGGACAGGACGAGCCGGTCCGCGGCACCGATGTCACCCATCGCGACGACGTCGAGGTTGGGCAGCACCTTCAGCGGCCGGGCCCCGGCGGTCGTGGGCTCGGGCGGCTGGTAGGCGTCGGTCAGACCGAGGGCGTAAGCGCCCAGCGCGGTGAGCCTGATCGCCACGAGCCCGTCGTAGCGGCTCAACGCGTCCAGGTCGTCACCACCCCAGTTGTCGACGTAGTCGTCACGCGCACCACGCGGGTCGACGTAGTCGAGGTCGATCAACCCGAGCGTGCCCGCGTACTCGAACAACACGGCCAGGGTGTAGCGACCTTCGAGGAGTTCCCAGTCGTGGTGCCCGTCGTAGCCGAGGCTGCCGTACTCCGGGTCGACCAGGTAGAGCTTCCACACCGCCCTGTCGTTGCGGGCGATGGTGGGACTCATGTTGCCGCGCCGCATGGCGGTGAACAGGAAGTCCACGTCGACCCATTTGTCCGGCGGGCAGCCGGCCAACGCCGCGGCGACCGCCTGTCGCCGGGTCTTGGCCGCGGTGAGCACGTTGCGGGCCTGCTGGCCCTTGATCTGCTCGACCCGGCTGAACTCGTCGATCACCGCGTGGGTGAGCCAGCGCCGCCACAGGTCCCGAATGACCTCGGCGGACGGCTTCCCGAGCGCCGCACGCCCTTTCGGGGTCAACCGGAGGCAAGTGCCGTCAAGTGTCGCCAGCCCACCGGCCTGGAGCAACAACGGCCACGCGAACGCCGCGATGGGCTCGTCGTCGTAGAAGTCACCGCCCACCAGGTGCGCGCCGACGGTCCGCACGGTCGCGGCGGACGGACGCCTGGTCTTGTCGCTGCACTTCACCTTCTGCGCCGCGCACAGTTCGAGCACTGCACGCAGGTTGGCCAGGGCTTCCTCCTCGGTGAACCGCACCTGCTCCGGTGAGGAGTCCATCGAATTCACGTCCCCCTTGCCCAACGGCGGTAGGCGTCGATCCACTGCGCGCCTTCCACCGGTGTGTCGGGCAGCGGCAGTTCCAGGACGGGAATCCGCTGCTTCGACCTACCACGCACGCAGACAGCCACGATCTGCTCGTCATCGGTCAGGTCCACACCCGTCACGATCACGTCCACGCCCAGCACCACCGTCCGGAACGGCACGGCGAGGTACTCCTCGATCATGGTGTGGAATGCCGTGACGCATTCGCTGTCGTTGTAACAGTCGACAGTCGCCTCCGCGATCAGCGCGTCCAACGCAATCCGATTCGATCGGCTCACGCCACGAGGTTCCCACACTCGATGACGGGACTTCCCCGGCCACGCGGCACGTGGTGACCGCGAGCGCCGGCATCTTCACCGCCACGCCTTCCGCCGACCACCTGTGGAGGCGACGACCGCGGCGGACCGCGCTCCGCGCCGCACCTGTCGTCGTACTGCTGTTCATATGCCCTCCTCCCAGGGCCGCAGCGTCGATTACGGTGTCACCGAACTCGAAGTCGAACTCGGCGGTGCGGGCAAGGTCGCCTGCGTGGTCACCTCCGGCGCTGACTGTGGCGGACAGACCCACGCAGACCAGGCCCTCGACGTCGACATGGCCGCGCAGGCGACGCACCAGGCAGGCGATCTCGGTGCCCAACGCGCCCTGGTAGGTGTGCACCTCATCCAAGATCAAGTGCCGCAGCGCACCGTCCCCGAACAGCTTGCGGTCGTCGCGCCGGGTAAGCAGGTACTCGAGCATGGAGTAGTTGGTCAGCAGGATGTCCGGCGGAGCATCCTGCATCGCGTCCCGCACGTTTGCGGGGTTCCCCCGGTGTAAACCCCATGGCGCAGGCCGAGTTGCTCACAGGCTGCCTTGACACGATCCTCTTGATCGTTGACCAGGGCGTTCATCGGGTACAGCGCGATCGCTTTCACACCGCGGCGATGCCGGTTGGCGAAGGCGTGCGCGACGATTGGGATCAAGAACGCTTCTGTCTTGCCGGAGCCCGTCCCGGTAGCGACCAGCGTGTTCGATCCGGCGTGGATGCGGGTGATCGCGGCGACCTGATGGGCGAACAGCCGCTCCACCCGAGGGACCGCCTCGCAGACCTGTGTTGCCGATCACGCTACGAAGCAGGTTCATGTCACCAGAGTGACGACTTCGCCTGACAGCGAACTTCCGCTCTGCCATCATCGCCTACCGGGCATGAGCGAGGGGGGCGCGGGAGGCATGGCCAAAGACGTCGGCATCTTGGCCGAGACGGACGAACGCATCAGCTTCGGAGCCGAGACGGTCGGCGAGGTAGCGGGAGGCGTCGCCAGCGGCGTCTTGTCCACCATCACTGGACCTGTGGAGTCGCCTCGAAGCCTACGCCCGCCATGTGCTGTCACACGTTCTCGTCCATGACGACGGCTGGGCCAAGATCGCCGAGCCCGACTCGGCCGACTCGTTCGTCATGGCCGTGCGGGCGGTCACGCTGATCGCCGACCACAGGTTCAGCGCCGATGGCGACCATGGCTGGGTCGCGGGCTGGCTGCGCTGTATCGCCGACATGGTGATTTCCTCGTGAGGAGGGCTTGATGACCGATCCCCACCGGATGATCGAAGATTACGAGAGCCACACGTCGGCCCTCCTGGAGCGGGCTGAGGAAGCCAAAGCCAGGATCGCCGAGCTGACCGGTTCCGCCACCAGCTCCGATGGTGCGGTGAGCGTGAGCGTCAGCGCGGGCGGCGCCTTGGTGAGCCTGTCGTTCGGTTCGAAGGCCGATGACATGCCGAAGGAACGCCTGGCCGCGCTGGTGGTGTCCACGGCAAAGCGCGCCCAGGCGCAGGCCGTCGGCCGGATCGCCACGATCATGGCTCCGGTGGTCGGCGACAACAGCGACGCGATGCGTTTCGTCCAGGAGCAGATCCCACCGATCGACGTCTCCGACGAGCACACCGGCGAGCCACAGCCACAGTTCGTGGTGAATGAGGAACAACAGGACGCGGCGGCGACCCGGCAGACGCCGGCCGCTCGGCCGGTGCGTCGTCCGGTCAAGGACGACGACACCGATTACGACCAACGCGGCGTGTTCAAGAAGGACGGTGGTTGGTGATGTCCGGCGGGTACCAGGTCGATCTCGCGGTGCTCGAAGCGCACGAGCGCGAGTTCAAGGCGCTCATCGCGGGACTCCCGGAGGCGGCGGACGCGGCGTCCGACTACGTCGGCAACGTGCAGGCGTGGGGCGTCGTCGGCCAGTTCTTCGCGCTGGTGATGAAGAATTGGACGGACGACGCGAGCGAGTACGTCGGCACGGTCAAGCAAGCAGGTGACGCGGTGGTGGAGCGTTTCGCCGGCATGCGCCAGACCTACGCGGACCAGGAAGAGGCAATGGCGCAGGCGTTCGGGAAGCTGCGTGAAGGCCTGGGCGGAGCCAAGCCGTGAGCGACGAGGGACCGAAGAACATCACGGAACTGAACCCGCTCAACGCGACCGAAGGGTTCAAGACCGACGACCTCGCCGGGTTCTCCAACTTCGACAGCCCGACCCAGGCGTGGGACGCCTCCGGCATTTTCGGCAGCGCCGCCAACACGATCTATGACGGGGTCAAGGGCGACTGGGGCGCCGTCGCCGGTGATCTCGCCGGGGTCGGCATGGACCTGCTCGGGTTCGTGACCAACCCGCTGGGCAGCCTGCTATCCGCAGGCATCGGCTGGCTCATCGAGCACATCGGGTTCCTCAAGGAAGGTCTCGACCTGCTCGCGGGCGACCCGGACGCCGTGACCGCGATGGCGACGACGTGGAGCAACATCGCCAAGCGCATGCGGGAGACCTCCGAGAAGTACTCCGACACCCTCGACACGCTGAGCGGCTCACAGGGCGCAGCGATCGACGGCTACCGCAAGGCCGTGCAGGACTTCTCCAACGTGGTCTCGGGCGGCGCCGGCCACGCCACCTCCGCCGCCCAGGCCATGACCGTGGCCGCGTCGGCCGTCGGCATTGTGCGCGGCGCGGTCCGTGACGCCATCGCGACGTTCGTGTCCAACGCAATCATCAAGTTCGCCGCGGCGACCGCACTGGCACCGGTCACGTTCGGCGCGTCCCAGGCGGCGTTCATCGCCGATACCGTCGCGCAGGGCGCGATCACGGCAGGCAAGAACGCCAAGAAGATCCGCAAGGTCGTCAAGCAGCTCGAAAAGGTCGCCGACGACGCCAAGAACTCGCGGAACATGCTCAAGGGCACGACCAGGAACCTCGAGAAGACGGTCACGAACTACAACCGCGACGCCGCGAAGCACGCCAACCAGGCGCTGAACATGGTGAAGAAGGCGCAGGCGGGCAAGCTCGACGCGGGTGACGCCAAGCGGTTGGAGGCGCTCGGCGAGCAGGGCGAGAAGCTGAAAGGCGACAAGAAGGACGCGATCGACTCGCTGGCAGGCACGCGCAACGACAACCTCCGCGAGCGCATGGGCACCGGTGACCCCCGGCTGGACAACGCCGGTGACATGCTCGAACGAGAGATTTCCCTCGGGCCTGGCCGGCCGGAGGTC includes the following:
- a CDS encoding TIGR02678 family protein; the encoded protein is MSNLANQLVIAEREEVARAIRLLLATPLIGARTAPEAFDLVRRRREPVEKWFDYYCGWSLVVEPRLGYARLAKVRVADDPTRPARRHRTGRAPFDRRRYTLLCVVAAELLGVPVTTVGLLADRVVQASAVDPVLPPFDTSSRAERMAFVDALRLLESVGAVDVVDGATESFVDSADAKVLYRVDATLLMRLLVSPVGASQVAVPADEVPLRFTELLTRLSRERRYGDTDEPASEVQRNLWLRHSVFRKLVDDPVVHRDDLTPAELAYLSSPTGGQLLRRAADQAGLLVEERAEGVMLIDPDGVATDNRFPDDSGNAKIAALLLLDVITSAPGPVAVEQLRTEADALLGRFPKWAKGYRGEDGATRLVADAVDVLKAFGLVRLDSGVVRARPVATRYAVSRTSTDDVEDES
- a CDS encoding TIGR02677 family protein, with product MEAMRVPPEMFRFTTGERAELYVAILHAFGEANERLETALGLDDVRGRLRSLGRLDPLDDKDLTAALGSLRDWRLLDITQNHAEDYRTADEYERRNLQYSLTKRGEAALAGVVHAMGVLASTGALQTAVLDAIADRLGELVAQLGDPGVPDRRIFSTLVELEGHLEALRGNTKQFNGELQRLLRAEGPDQETFREVKSATVAYLQEFTTNLEQRAHAIANRVGLVEDRGVVLLRHRALVGAELPPTSGGDPAVAWLELRRARWEGLRAWFLPVDGGTPRVQQLFVVARRAIIALLQVLDRITESRRRSTSAAADFRELARWFAVAPTEEDLHLLWSTAFGLGSARHAHLAHPDPELVVSSARWVDAPPVQVSALLRSAGRTERFTRTGRVRDVAAVKAARAESARAERAALKAAWDRLDTAGGTRLSRFGRLDHEVLERLLDLLGRALAATPDRHGVHRATTGDGRVEILLRPPGAQHEQAVLRTPRGVFTGPDYDIEIRTPGGRAARRPRGPAEGAATTG
- a CDS encoding TIGR02679 family protein produces the protein MRSLNGLDSAALRPLWRAVHDRLSSGRPVSRVKVGPLDEEQRAAVADLLGDERLPGEYTTVSVAALDELLISSVGAGVRDVVAVLSGPLEDRATRRALAGAARTELWEWVTRHPVVVAQPALLEWAGAVRRAGLVGGSVERTRDALDRALRVVAALPATGVPLPVLAESVLGDPHALDEGTRCAGLVLRALAVLYGVDPPGDAQERRALWERAGVVEDELSPVVLVAGLRLGGVGGGVLRVCADAGHVAALTLAQVRATSFVGTPEDVWVFENPSVLAVAVVRFGVSCPPVVCTSGWPNSAVIVLLRGLSTAGATLRYHGDFDGEGVRIAAHVMARTGAVPWRMAADDYLSALGGARVGTSVGRVTEAPWDGGLAGAMREHGSAVPEERVTARLLDELDDRGRDVGGLP
- a CDS encoding helicase-associated domain-containing protein — translated: MDSSPEQVRFTEEEALANLRAVLELCAAQKVKCSDKTRRPSAATVRTVGAHLVGGDFYDDEPIAAFAWPLLLQAGGLATLDGTCLRLTPKGRAALGKPSAEVIRDLWRRWLTHAVIDEFSRVEQIKGQQARNVLTAAKTRRQAVAAALAGCPPDKWVDVDFLFTAMRRGNMSPTIARNDRAVWKLYLVDPEYGSLGYDGHHDWELLEGRYTLAVLFEYAGTLGLIDLDYVDPRGARDDYVDNWGGDDLDALSRYDGLVAIRLTALGAYALGLTDAYQPPEPTTAGARPLKVLPNLDVVAMGDIGAADRLVLSAYAEQTADRVWTVSAAGLLTALDNGRDLGEFVEFLVARTGHELPDAVRTLVADVERRGSRLTDFGHVRVIECLDPALATLITRDRALRGLCRPIGDRHLAVRPDQEPKFRKALLKLGYVLPAGVRGAGL
- a CDS encoding DEAD/DEAH box helicase, with product MERLFAHQVAAITRIHAGSNTLVATGTGSGKTEAFLIPIVAHAFANRHRRGVKAIALYPMNALVNDQEDRVKAACEQLGLRHGVYTGGTPQTCGTRCRMLRRTSC
- a CDS encoding YbaB/EbfC family nucleoid-associated protein: MTDPHRMIEDYESHTSALLERAEEAKARIAELTGSATSSDGAVSVSVSAGGALVSLSFGSKADDMPKERLAALVVSTAKRAQAQAVGRIATIMAPVVGDNSDAMRFVQEQIPPIDVSDEHTGEPQPQFVVNEEQQDAAATRQTPAARPVRRPVKDDDTDYDQRGVFKKDGGW